A region from the Musa acuminata AAA Group cultivar baxijiao chromosome BXJ1-10, Cavendish_Baxijiao_AAA, whole genome shotgun sequence genome encodes:
- the LOC135595488 gene encoding serine hydroxymethyltransferase 7-like — MDLTNFESSLSLALHTDPSPSSQPSYRAPIADDSVHLLRDAYLRDSLHNRPIPLQLLDQLAETGGFGYVDVDTNLGEESDEVEQEGKEVRILGYSMCIKRQRRWESPSSCSSSSVLPSKRTKVEPDLELRREYILSWGNRPLSVADPDIFEIMEKERRRQVLGIELVASENFVCQGVLDALGSHLTNKYSEGFPGARYYGGNKYIDQIEWLCHDRALKAFDLDPGCWGVNVQPYSCTSANFAVYTGLLLPKDRIMGLDSPSGGHVSHGYNIPGGKKISGASIFFESLSYKVNPLTGYIDYDKLEEKAIDYRPKILICGGSSYPREWDYARFRLIADKCGAILMCDMAHISGLVAAKECLSPFDYCDIVTSTTHKSLRGPRGGIIFFRKGKIQKKQGVCLGRTDDHGRYDFEERINFAVFPSLQGGPHNNHIAALAVALKQVATPEYTAYIRQVKRNAQTLASALLRRNCKLVTGGTDNHLLVWDLRTFGLTGKNFEKVCEACHISLNKTPIFGDNGAISPGGVRIGTPAMTTRGCLEGDFEMIADFLLRAAHVASTIQKEHGKIQKEFQKGLESSRDVIELRNQVESFAIQFAMPGCDV; from the exons ATGGATCTTACCAACTTCGAATCGAGCCTATCCCTGGCGTTACACACCGATCCTTCTCCTTCGTCGCAGCCCTCCTACCGTGCCCCGATCGCGGATGACTCGGTGCACCTTCTGCGTGATGCCTACCTCCGGGACTCGTTGCACAACCGGCCGATCCCCTTGCAGCTCCTGGACCAGCTGGCAGAGACCGGCGGGTTCGGATACGTGGACGTGGACACGAACCTCGGGGAGGAGTCTGACGAGGTGGAACAGGAGGGGAAGGAAGTCAGGATCTTGGGTTACTCGATGTGCATCAAGAGGCAGAGGAGATGGGAGTCGCCCTCTTCTTGCTCGTCGTCGTCGGTGCTCCCCTCGAAGAGGACCAAGGTGGAACCTGATCTCGAGTTACGGAGGGAATACATATTGTCCTGGGGAAACCGGCCCTTATCTGTTGCCGACCCCGATATCTTTGAGATCATGGAGAAGGAGAGGCGGCGGCAGGTGTTGGGGATTGAGCTTGTTGCATCTGAGAACTTTGTGTGCCAGGGTGTGCTCGACGCCCTTGGCAGCCATTTGACAAACAAGTACTCTGAGGGGTTTCCAGGTGCTCGATACTATGGTGGGAACAAGTACATAGATCAGATTGAATGGCTATGTCATGACCGTGCCCTCAAAGCATTCGATCTCGATCCTGGGTGCTGGGGTGTGAATGTCCAGCCTTACTCTTGTACCTCAGCCAATTTTGCGGTCTACACAGGACTATTGCTCCCAAAGGATCGAATTATGGGGTTGGATTCACCTTCTGGTGGTCACGTCAGTCATGGGTACAACATTCCTGGTGGGAAGAAGATATCAGGGGCTTCAATATTCTTCGAGAGCTTGTCATATAAGGTGAATCCACTCACAGGTTACATTGACTATGATAAGCTTGAGGAAAAGGCGATCGATTATCGCCCAAAGATACTGATCTGTGGGGGGAGCTCATACCCACGAGAGTGGGATTATGCCCGATTTAGGCTGATTGCAGACAAGTGTGGAGCAATTTTGATGTGTGACATGGCTCACATTAGCGGTCTTGTGGCTGCCAAG GAATGCCTTAGCCCCTTTGATTATTGTGATATTGTTACTTCAACAACTCACAAAAGCCTTCGAGGTCCTAGGGGTGGTATAATTTTCTTTAGGAAGGGAAAAATACAAAAGAAACAAGGGGTTTGTCTTGGTCGAACAGATGATCATGGTAGATATGATTTTGAGGAGAGAATAAACTTTGCTGTTTTCCCATCGCTTCAAGGGGGTCCTCATAATAACCACATAGCTGCTTTAGCAGTAGCTCTAAAGCAAGTAGCTACACCTGAATACACAGCATATATTCGACAGGTCAAGAGAAATGCTCAAACATTGGCATCTGCTTTACTAAGAAGAAATTGCAAGCTGGTTACTGGGGGCACAGACAACCATTTGTTAGTTTGGGATCTCAGAACTTTTGGATTAACAG GTAAGAACTTTGAGAAGGTCTGCGAGGCATGCCACATTTCTCTGAATAAAACCCCGATATTCGGTGATAATGGTGCTATCTCTCCGGGAGGTGTGAGGATAG GTACTCCTGCTATGACGACAAGAGGCTGTTTAGAAGGAGATTTTGAAATGATTGCCGACTTTCTCCTACGGGCAGCACACGTAGCAAGTACCATACAGAAAGAACACGGAAAGATACAGAAGGAGTTTCAGAAGGGCCTCGAGAGCAGTAGGGACGTTATCGAGCTTCGCAACCAAGTCGAGTCCTTTGCCATACAGTTTGCAATGCCGGGATGTGATGTCTAA
- the LOC135594985 gene encoding aspartic proteinase Asp1-like, translating into MGGWTAAGKGLLIAFLLAFTAAISPSASAASTKKAKGSDSPPLMLQLPVDTGRRDPSSVVFPIYGDVYPHGLYYVAMSIGNPPKPYFLDIDTGSDLTWLQCDAPCVRCSKGPHPWYRPTRNKLVPCRDPLCAALHTGTIHDENCDQCDYQIQYEDRGSSLGVLISDAFNLRLINTTVVRPVFAFGCGYDQQFAIQNAPTPTDGLLGLGTGKISVLSQLSDQGVAKNVMGHCLGGKGGGYLFFGDDFVPTSLMTWAPMSRSRNYYSPGPANLYWGTRSLGVNQMEVVFDTGSTFTYFGFQPYQAFLSAVKSDLSKKPLKEEFDDPSLPVCWKGPKAFKSVKDVKKHFKTLALNFVNGNRALLEVPPENYLIITKHGNACLGILNGTEAGLNKDLNIIGDISMQDRMVVYDNERQHIGWVQIGCDRLPKPGASSR; encoded by the exons ATGGGAGGCTGGACGGCCGCCGGAAAAGGGCTTCTAATCGCCTTCTTGCTAGCTTTCACCGCCGCGATCTCgccctccgcctccgccgcctcGACGAAGAAGGCGAAGGGCTCGGACTCTCCTCCGCTGATGTTGCAGCTGCCGGTCGATACCGGCCGCCGGGATCCCTCCTCTGTCGTCTTCCCCATCTACGGCGATGTCTACCCGCACGG GCTGTACTATGTAGCGATGAGCATTGGCAATCCGCCGAAGCCCTATTTCTTGGATATCGACACCGGCAGCGACCTCACCTGGCTCCAATGCGACGCTCCCTGCGTTAGATGCTCCAAG GGGCCTCACCCGTGGTACCGGCCGACGAGGAACAAGCTGGTGCCCTGCAGGGACCCCCTCTGCGCCGCCCTCCACACCGGCACCATCCACGACGAGAACTGCGACCAATGCGACTACCAGATCCAGTACGAAGATCGCGGCTCCTCCCTTGGAGTGCTCATCTCCGACGCCTTCAACCTCCGCCTGATCAACACCACCGTCGTCCGCCCTGTCTTTGCCTTCGG GTGTGGGTACGACCAGCAGTTCGCGATACAGAACGCCCCTACGCCAACCGACGGACTTCTTGGCCTCGGCACCGGGAAAATTAGCGTTCTGTCGCAGCTGAGCGATCAAGGGGTGGCCAAGAACGTCATGGGTCACTGTCTCGGCGGGAAGGGAGGAGGCTATCTTTTCTTCGGAGATGATTTCGTCCCCACCTCTCTGATGACTTGGGCGCCCATGTCTCGCTCCCG GAATTACTACTCACCTGGGCCAGCAAACCTCTACTGGGGCACTCGGTCTCTGGGAGTGAATCAAATGGAGGTGGTTTTCGATACCGGGAGCACCTTCACCTACTTTGGGTTTCAGCCCTACCAAGCATTCCTCTCGGCT GTGAAGAGTGATCTTTCCAAGAAACCACTGAAGGAGGAGTTTGATGACCCATCCCTTCCGGTGTGCTGGAAAGGGCCGAAGGCATTCAAGTCCGTGAAGGATGTCAAGAAGCACTTCAAGACTTTAGCTCTCAACTTTGTGAATGGAAACCGAGCATTGCTCGAAGTACCTCCCGAGAACTACCTGATCATCACT AAACATGGGAATGCATGCTTGGGAATCCTCAATGGCACCGAAGCTGGACTCAACAAAGACCTCAACATAATTGGAG ACATCTCCATGCAAGACCGCATGGTCGTTTATGACAACGAGAGGCAGCACATTGGGTGGGTTCAGATCGGCTGTGACAGGCTCCCCAAGCCTGGAGCTTCCTCCCGGTGA
- the LOC135595490 gene encoding aldehyde dehydrogenase family 3 member H1-like isoform X1: protein MEGGFDGAGAAEVVAELRESFESGRTRSFEWRVGQLKGIARLIVEKEAEITAALDDDLAKPQIESFIGEISMVRESCRFALKELKRWMKPEKVATSVTTFPSSAKVVSEPLGVVLIISAWNYPFLLSIDPVIGAIAAGNAVVLKPSEVAPATSSFFARILPDYVDNSCIRVVEGSIPETTALLDQKFDKILYTGNARVGRIVMTAAAKHLTPVVLELGGKCPVLVDSNVDIKVATRRIVAGKWGCNSGQACIAPDYIITTKSFAPKLVDALKITLEKFYGKDPLESADLSRIVNSNHFERLMNLLDDEKVSGTIVHGGQRNEKRLRIAPTILLDVPSDSLIMKEEVFGPLLPIVTVDELREGFGLINSKGKPLAAYLFTKDRKLEEKFVKTVSAGGMVINDTILQVTNPRLPFGGVGESGMGSYHGKFSFDAFSHKKAVLSRGFGGDVPMRYPPYTAHKQKILRGLITGNIIAVFLALIGWTRH, encoded by the exons ATGGAGGGAGGATTTGACGGCGCGGGGGCGGCCGAAGTAGTGGCGGAGTTGAGGGAGAGCTTCGAGTCCGGGAGGACGAGGAGCTTCGAGTGGAGGGTGGGGCAGCTCAAGGGCATCGCGAGGCTGATCGTTGAGAAGGAGGCGGAGATCACGGCGGCGCTCGATGACGACCTCGCCAAACCCCAGATAGAATCTTTCATTGGCGAG ATTTCAATGGTAAGGGAATCATGCCGTTTTGCCCTCAAAGAATTGAAACGCTGGATGAAACCGGAGAAG GTGGCCACTTCGGTTACAACTTTTCCATCATCAGCAAAAGTGGTGTCAGAGCCCCTTGGTGTTGTGCTGATCATTTCAGCATGGAATTACCCCTTTT TGTTATCCATTGACCCTGTAATTGGAGCCATTGCAGCTGGCAATGCTGTTGTTTTGAAGCCATCAGAAGTTGCACCAGCCACATCATCATTTTTCGCAAGAATTCTACCAGATTATGTAGATAACTCTTGTATCAGAGTAGTTGAAGGATCTATTCCTGAAACAACAGCACTTTTGGATCAGAAGTTTGATAAAATACTCTATACAG GCAACGCAAGAGTAGGCCGTATTGTGATGACCGCAGCTGCAAAGCATCTAACACCAGTAGTCCTGGAGCTTGGAGGAAAATGTCCTGTTCTTGTTGATTCCAATGTTGACATCAAA GTCGCAACAAGGAGAATTGTTGCAGGCAAGTGGGGATGCAATAGTGGACAAGCTTGTATCGCACCAGATTATATTATTACAACAAAATCATTTGCTCCAAAATTG GTGGATGCTCTAAAAATAACTTTGGAGAAATTCTACGGCAAGGATCCATTGGAATCAGCAGATCTATCTCGCATCGTGAACTCCAACCATTTCGAACGCTTGATGAATCTTTTGGATGATGAAAAGGTTTCCGGCACGATTGTTCATGGAGGCCAGCGGAATGAAAAGCGCCT CAGAATCGCTCCTACAATCTTATTAGATGTTCCCAGTGATTCACTAATAATGAAAGAGGAAGTATTTGGCCCCCTACTTCCAATTGTCACG GTTGATGAGTTGCGAGAGGGATTTGGTCTTATAAATTCAAAAGGGAAGCCGCTTGCTGCCTATCTCTTCACCAAGGACAGGAAATTAGAAGAGAAGTTTGTGAAAACTGTATCCGCCGGGGGAATGGTCATCAATGACACAATCTTACAA GTCACCAACCCTCGTCTGCCATTTGGTGGCGTAGGAGAGAGCGGGATGGGGTCTTACCACGGAAAATTCTCATTTGATGCATTTAGTCACAAGAAGGCGGTGTTGAGCCGTGGTTTTGGTGGCGATGTTCCTATGAGGTACCCTCCATATACGGCACACAAGCAGAAAATTCTGAGGGGGCTGATCACCGGCAACATCATAGCAGTGTTTCTCGCACTGATTGGGTGGACTCGACATTGA
- the LOC135595490 gene encoding aldehyde dehydrogenase family 3 member H1-like isoform X2: MEGGFDGAGAAEVVAELRESFESGRTRSFEWRVGQLKGIARLIVEKEAEITAALDDDLAKPQIESFIGEISMVRESCRFALKELKRWMKPEKVATSVTTFPSSAKVVSEPLGVVLIISAWNYPFLLSIDPVIGAIAAGNAVVLKPSEVAPATSSFFARILPDYVDNSCIRVVEGSIPETTALLDQKFDKILYTGNARVGRIVMTAAAKHLTPVVLELGGKCPVLVDSNVDIKVATRRIVAGKWGCNSGQACIAPDYIITTKSFAPKLVDALKITLEKFYGKDPLESADLSRIVNSNHFERLMNLLDDEKVSGTIVHGGQRNEKRLIAPTILLDVPSDSLIMKEEVFGPLLPIVTVDELREGFGLINSKGKPLAAYLFTKDRKLEEKFVKTVSAGGMVINDTILQVTNPRLPFGGVGESGMGSYHGKFSFDAFSHKKAVLSRGFGGDVPMRYPPYTAHKQKILRGLITGNIIAVFLALIGWTRH; this comes from the exons ATGGAGGGAGGATTTGACGGCGCGGGGGCGGCCGAAGTAGTGGCGGAGTTGAGGGAGAGCTTCGAGTCCGGGAGGACGAGGAGCTTCGAGTGGAGGGTGGGGCAGCTCAAGGGCATCGCGAGGCTGATCGTTGAGAAGGAGGCGGAGATCACGGCGGCGCTCGATGACGACCTCGCCAAACCCCAGATAGAATCTTTCATTGGCGAG ATTTCAATGGTAAGGGAATCATGCCGTTTTGCCCTCAAAGAATTGAAACGCTGGATGAAACCGGAGAAG GTGGCCACTTCGGTTACAACTTTTCCATCATCAGCAAAAGTGGTGTCAGAGCCCCTTGGTGTTGTGCTGATCATTTCAGCATGGAATTACCCCTTTT TGTTATCCATTGACCCTGTAATTGGAGCCATTGCAGCTGGCAATGCTGTTGTTTTGAAGCCATCAGAAGTTGCACCAGCCACATCATCATTTTTCGCAAGAATTCTACCAGATTATGTAGATAACTCTTGTATCAGAGTAGTTGAAGGATCTATTCCTGAAACAACAGCACTTTTGGATCAGAAGTTTGATAAAATACTCTATACAG GCAACGCAAGAGTAGGCCGTATTGTGATGACCGCAGCTGCAAAGCATCTAACACCAGTAGTCCTGGAGCTTGGAGGAAAATGTCCTGTTCTTGTTGATTCCAATGTTGACATCAAA GTCGCAACAAGGAGAATTGTTGCAGGCAAGTGGGGATGCAATAGTGGACAAGCTTGTATCGCACCAGATTATATTATTACAACAAAATCATTTGCTCCAAAATTG GTGGATGCTCTAAAAATAACTTTGGAGAAATTCTACGGCAAGGATCCATTGGAATCAGCAGATCTATCTCGCATCGTGAACTCCAACCATTTCGAACGCTTGATGAATCTTTTGGATGATGAAAAGGTTTCCGGCACGATTGTTCATGGAGGCCAGCGGAATGAAAAGCGCCT AATCGCTCCTACAATCTTATTAGATGTTCCCAGTGATTCACTAATAATGAAAGAGGAAGTATTTGGCCCCCTACTTCCAATTGTCACG GTTGATGAGTTGCGAGAGGGATTTGGTCTTATAAATTCAAAAGGGAAGCCGCTTGCTGCCTATCTCTTCACCAAGGACAGGAAATTAGAAGAGAAGTTTGTGAAAACTGTATCCGCCGGGGGAATGGTCATCAATGACACAATCTTACAA GTCACCAACCCTCGTCTGCCATTTGGTGGCGTAGGAGAGAGCGGGATGGGGTCTTACCACGGAAAATTCTCATTTGATGCATTTAGTCACAAGAAGGCGGTGTTGAGCCGTGGTTTTGGTGGCGATGTTCCTATGAGGTACCCTCCATATACGGCACACAAGCAGAAAATTCTGAGGGGGCTGATCACCGGCAACATCATAGCAGTGTTTCTCGCACTGATTGGGTGGACTCGACATTGA
- the LOC135595490 gene encoding aldehyde dehydrogenase family 3 member H1-like isoform X3, with the protein MVRESCRFALKELKRWMKPEKVATSVTTFPSSAKVVSEPLGVVLIISAWNYPFLLSIDPVIGAIAAGNAVVLKPSEVAPATSSFFARILPDYVDNSCIRVVEGSIPETTALLDQKFDKILYTGNARVGRIVMTAAAKHLTPVVLELGGKCPVLVDSNVDIKVATRRIVAGKWGCNSGQACIAPDYIITTKSFAPKLVDALKITLEKFYGKDPLESADLSRIVNSNHFERLMNLLDDEKVSGTIVHGGQRNEKRLRIAPTILLDVPSDSLIMKEEVFGPLLPIVTVDELREGFGLINSKGKPLAAYLFTKDRKLEEKFVKTVSAGGMVINDTILQVTNPRLPFGGVGESGMGSYHGKFSFDAFSHKKAVLSRGFGGDVPMRYPPYTAHKQKILRGLITGNIIAVFLALIGWTRH; encoded by the exons ATGGTAAGGGAATCATGCCGTTTTGCCCTCAAAGAATTGAAACGCTGGATGAAACCGGAGAAG GTGGCCACTTCGGTTACAACTTTTCCATCATCAGCAAAAGTGGTGTCAGAGCCCCTTGGTGTTGTGCTGATCATTTCAGCATGGAATTACCCCTTTT TGTTATCCATTGACCCTGTAATTGGAGCCATTGCAGCTGGCAATGCTGTTGTTTTGAAGCCATCAGAAGTTGCACCAGCCACATCATCATTTTTCGCAAGAATTCTACCAGATTATGTAGATAACTCTTGTATCAGAGTAGTTGAAGGATCTATTCCTGAAACAACAGCACTTTTGGATCAGAAGTTTGATAAAATACTCTATACAG GCAACGCAAGAGTAGGCCGTATTGTGATGACCGCAGCTGCAAAGCATCTAACACCAGTAGTCCTGGAGCTTGGAGGAAAATGTCCTGTTCTTGTTGATTCCAATGTTGACATCAAA GTCGCAACAAGGAGAATTGTTGCAGGCAAGTGGGGATGCAATAGTGGACAAGCTTGTATCGCACCAGATTATATTATTACAACAAAATCATTTGCTCCAAAATTG GTGGATGCTCTAAAAATAACTTTGGAGAAATTCTACGGCAAGGATCCATTGGAATCAGCAGATCTATCTCGCATCGTGAACTCCAACCATTTCGAACGCTTGATGAATCTTTTGGATGATGAAAAGGTTTCCGGCACGATTGTTCATGGAGGCCAGCGGAATGAAAAGCGCCT CAGAATCGCTCCTACAATCTTATTAGATGTTCCCAGTGATTCACTAATAATGAAAGAGGAAGTATTTGGCCCCCTACTTCCAATTGTCACG GTTGATGAGTTGCGAGAGGGATTTGGTCTTATAAATTCAAAAGGGAAGCCGCTTGCTGCCTATCTCTTCACCAAGGACAGGAAATTAGAAGAGAAGTTTGTGAAAACTGTATCCGCCGGGGGAATGGTCATCAATGACACAATCTTACAA GTCACCAACCCTCGTCTGCCATTTGGTGGCGTAGGAGAGAGCGGGATGGGGTCTTACCACGGAAAATTCTCATTTGATGCATTTAGTCACAAGAAGGCGGTGTTGAGCCGTGGTTTTGGTGGCGATGTTCCTATGAGGTACCCTCCATATACGGCACACAAGCAGAAAATTCTGAGGGGGCTGATCACCGGCAACATCATAGCAGTGTTTCTCGCACTGATTGGGTGGACTCGACATTGA